One Burkholderia sp. PAMC 26561 genomic window carries:
- the grpE gene encoding nucleotide exchange factor GrpE: protein MENTQDNSASQNSTPGDETAAQHTQQPNPADAAFATEAGDVNETEALLAEAQAKAAALQEEFLRAKAETENVRRRAQEDVQKAHKFAIENFAENLLPVLDSLEAALAHSSTDLAKVREGVELTLRQLTGALEKGRVVEINPVGEKFDPHRHQAISMVPADQEANTVVTVLQKGYVIADRVLRPALVTVAAPK from the coding sequence ATGGAAAACACGCAAGACAACTCCGCGAGCCAGAATTCCACGCCCGGCGACGAAACGGCGGCTCAACATACCCAGCAGCCGAACCCGGCAGACGCAGCTTTTGCGACGGAAGCGGGCGACGTGAACGAAACCGAAGCTCTGCTCGCCGAAGCGCAGGCCAAGGCTGCAGCGTTGCAGGAAGAGTTTCTGCGCGCGAAAGCCGAAACCGAAAACGTGCGGCGCCGGGCGCAGGAAGACGTCCAGAAGGCGCATAAATTCGCGATCGAAAACTTTGCGGAAAACCTGCTTCCCGTGCTCGATAGCCTGGAAGCTGCGCTTGCGCACTCATCGACCGATCTTGCGAAAGTTCGCGAAGGCGTCGAGTTGACGCTGCGCCAGTTGACCGGTGCGCTTGAAAAAGGGCGCGTGGTCGAAATCAATCCGGTAGGCGAAAAATTCGACCCGCACCGTCATCAGGCGATTTCGATGGTTCCGGCCGACCAGGAAGCGAACACGGTCGTCACGGTGCTGCAAAAAGGCTACGTGATCGCGGACCGCGTCTTGCGACCGGCGCTCGTGACCGTCGCCGCGCCGAAATAG
- a CDS encoding thioredoxin family protein, translated as MANISVDATAFSVFEMQELSAETFDSGLVSAGDELAVVFFWGFECFNCEIAKKAMLAKPDEIRALGLKWFHSNVYEHRDLGRRFMLHGVPTWFFFYRGKRLGRATGWHGLGQFKAAVEAAREKIRMLGAKA; from the coding sequence ATGGCCAACATCTCCGTCGATGCGACTGCGTTTTCCGTTTTCGAGATGCAGGAATTGAGCGCCGAGACGTTCGATTCCGGCTTGGTATCGGCGGGAGACGAGTTGGCTGTGGTGTTTTTCTGGGGTTTCGAGTGCTTCAACTGCGAGATTGCCAAGAAAGCGATGCTCGCCAAGCCGGATGAGATCCGGGCGCTCGGTTTGAAATGGTTTCACAGCAATGTCTACGAGCACCGGGACCTTGGCCGGCGTTTCATGCTGCATGGCGTGCCGACGTGGTTTTTCTTTTACCGCGGCAAGCGCCTTGGGCGCGCGACCGGATGGCATGGACTTGGGCAGTTCAAGGCCGCTGTGGAAGCTGCTCGCGAGAAGATCCGGATGCTCGGCGCGAAGGCGTGA
- the dnaK gene encoding molecular chaperone DnaK has protein sequence MGRIIGIDLGTTNSCVAIMEGNTVKVIENAEGTRTTPSIIAYVDDNEILVGAPAKRQSVTNPKNTLYAVKRLIGRRFDEKEVQKDIALMPYKIVRADNGDAWVEARDQKLAPPQISAEVLRKMKKTAEDYLGEEVTEAVITVPAYFNDSQRQATKDAGRIAGLDVKRIINEPTAAALAFGLDKNEKGDRKIAVYDLGGGTFDVSIIEIADVDGEKQFEVLSTNGDTFLGGEDFDQRVIEYIIGEFKKEQGVDLSKDVLALQRLKEAAEKAKIELSSAAQTEINLPYITADASGPKHLNLKITRAKLESLVEELIERTMEPCRVAIKDAGVKVGDIDDIILVGGMTRMPKVQDKVKEFFGKEPRRDVNPDEAVAVGAAIQGQVLSGDRKDVLLLDVTPLSLGIETLGGVMTKMINKNTTIPTKHAQVYSTADDNQSAVTIKVFQGEREMAAGNKLLGEFNLEGIPPAARGTPQIEVSFDIDANGILHVGAKDKATGKENKIVIKANSGLSDAEIDKMVKDAEANADEDHRLRELADSRNQGDALVHSTKKAVAEYGDKIEAAEKEQIEAALKDLEEALKSTASDKASIDAKIETLSTASQKLGEKMYADMAAAQGAAGAAAGAAGGAGAQAAPEQHDDVVDADFKEVKKD, from the coding sequence ATGGGCAGAATCATTGGTATCGATCTGGGCACGACGAACTCGTGCGTGGCGATCATGGAAGGCAACACCGTCAAAGTGATCGAAAACGCGGAAGGTACGCGTACCACGCCGTCGATCATTGCTTATGTCGACGACAACGAAATCCTCGTTGGTGCGCCGGCAAAGCGTCAGTCGGTGACAAATCCGAAAAACACGTTGTACGCAGTCAAGCGACTGATCGGCCGTCGGTTCGACGAAAAGGAAGTGCAAAAGGACATCGCGTTGATGCCCTACAAGATCGTGCGCGCCGATAACGGCGACGCCTGGGTCGAAGCCCGCGATCAAAAGCTGGCACCGCCGCAAATCTCGGCTGAAGTGCTGCGCAAGATGAAGAAGACCGCTGAAGACTATCTCGGCGAAGAAGTGACGGAAGCCGTGATCACGGTTCCGGCGTACTTCAACGACAGCCAGCGTCAGGCTACGAAAGACGCAGGCCGTATTGCTGGTCTGGACGTGAAGCGCATCATCAACGAACCGACTGCAGCCGCGCTCGCGTTCGGCTTGGACAAGAACGAAAAGGGCGACCGCAAGATTGCCGTCTATGACCTGGGCGGCGGCACGTTCGACGTGTCGATCATCGAAATCGCAGATGTCGACGGTGAAAAGCAGTTCGAAGTGCTGTCCACGAACGGTGACACGTTCCTGGGTGGTGAAGATTTCGACCAGCGCGTCATCGAATACATCATTGGCGAGTTCAAGAAGGAACAAGGCGTCGATCTGTCGAAGGACGTGCTCGCGTTGCAACGCCTGAAGGAAGCGGCGGAAAAAGCGAAGATCGAGTTGTCGTCGGCGGCTCAGACTGAAATCAACTTGCCGTACATCACGGCTGACGCGTCGGGTCCGAAGCACTTGAACCTGAAAATTACGCGTGCGAAGCTGGAGTCGCTGGTCGAGGAACTGATCGAGCGCACCATGGAACCGTGCCGTGTCGCTATCAAGGACGCAGGCGTGAAGGTCGGCGATATCGACGACATCATCCTGGTCGGCGGTATGACGCGTATGCCGAAGGTGCAGGACAAGGTCAAGGAATTCTTCGGCAAGGAACCGCGTCGTGACGTGAACCCGGACGAAGCCGTGGCTGTTGGCGCCGCGATCCAGGGCCAGGTTCTGTCGGGCGATCGCAAGGACGTGTTGCTGCTGGACGTGACGCCGTTGTCGCTGGGTATTGAAACCCTTGGCGGCGTGATGACGAAGATGATCAACAAGAACACGACCATCCCGACGAAGCACGCGCAAGTCTATTCGACCGCCGACGACAACCAGAGCGCCGTGACCATCAAGGTGTTCCAGGGTGAGCGCGAAATGGCGGCAGGCAACAAGCTGCTGGGCGAGTTCAACCTCGAAGGCATTCCGCCGGCAGCACGCGGCACGCCGCAGATCGAAGTGAGCTTCGACATCGACGCGAACGGCATTCTCCACGTCGGCGCGAAGGACAAGGCGACCGGCAAGGAAAACAAGATCGTCATCAAGGCGAACTCGGGTCTGTCTGACGCCGAGATCGACAAGATGGTGAAGGATGCTGAAGCGAACGCTGACGAAGATCATCGTCTGCGTGAACTGGCCGACTCGCGCAATCAGGGCGACGCGCTGGTGCACAGCACGAAGAAGGCCGTGGCTGAGTACGGCGACAAGATTGAAGCGGCCGAGAAGGAACAGATCGAAGCTGCGTTGAAGGATCTTGAAGAAGCGCTCAAGAGCACGGCGAGCGACAAGGCCAGCATTGACGCGAAGATTGAAACGCTGTCCACGGCGTCGCAGAAACTCGGCGAAAAGATGTACGCCGACATGGCTGCAGCCCAAGGTGCTGCGGGCGCGGCGGCTGGTGCAGCGGGCGGTGCAGGCGCGCAGGCGGCGCCGGAGCAGCACGACGACGTTGTCGATGCCGACTTCAAGGAAGTGAAGAAGGACTAA
- the dnaJ gene encoding molecular chaperone DnaJ, producing MAKRDYYEVMGVAKNASDDEIKKAYRKLAMKHHPDRNPDSKDAEERFKEAKEAYEMLSDPQKRAAYDQYGHAGVDPNMAGAGQQGFGGFADAFGDIFGDIFGQAAGGGAGAGAGRGRAGPQVYRGADLRYSMEISLEQAAHGYDTQIRVPSWVNCEICKGSGAKAGTKPETCPTCHGQGTVRMSQGFFSIQQTCPKCHGTGTFIPEPCGHCHGAGKVKETKTLEVKIPAGIDDGMRIRSSGNGEPGINGGPSGDLYVEIHIKQHSVFERDGDDLHCQMPIPFTTAALGGEIEVPTLAGRASFTVPEGTQSGKTFRLRSKGIKGLRSSIAGDLYVHVQVETPVKLTDQQRDLLKQFERSLTEGGSRHSPQSKSWFDRVKSFFD from the coding sequence ATGGCGAAACGGGATTACTACGAGGTTATGGGCGTCGCGAAGAACGCGAGCGACGACGAAATCAAGAAGGCGTATCGCAAGCTTGCGATGAAGCATCACCCCGACCGCAATCCGGATAGCAAGGATGCGGAAGAGCGTTTCAAGGAGGCCAAGGAGGCCTACGAAATGCTCTCGGATCCGCAAAAGCGCGCGGCTTACGACCAGTACGGACATGCCGGCGTCGATCCAAACATGGCCGGTGCTGGCCAGCAAGGTTTCGGCGGGTTCGCCGATGCCTTCGGCGATATATTCGGCGACATCTTCGGGCAGGCGGCCGGGGGCGGCGCGGGTGCAGGCGCCGGACGCGGGCGCGCAGGTCCACAGGTTTATCGTGGTGCAGATTTGCGCTACAGCATGGAAATTTCGCTGGAGCAGGCAGCGCACGGCTACGATACGCAAATTCGCGTACCGAGCTGGGTGAATTGCGAGATCTGCAAAGGCTCGGGCGCCAAGGCCGGCACCAAACCGGAAACATGTCCGACGTGTCACGGACAAGGCACCGTGCGAATGTCGCAGGGTTTCTTCAGCATCCAGCAAACGTGCCCGAAGTGTCACGGCACCGGCACCTTCATTCCTGAACCGTGCGGTCATTGCCACGGCGCGGGCAAGGTGAAGGAAACGAAGACGCTGGAGGTTAAGATTCCGGCGGGTATCGACGACGGCATGCGGATTCGTTCGTCGGGTAACGGCGAGCCGGGCATCAACGGCGGTCCGAGCGGCGACTTGTACGTCGAGATTCACATCAAGCAGCATTCGGTGTTCGAGCGCGATGGCGACGACCTCCATTGCCAGATGCCGATTCCGTTCACCACGGCGGCGCTTGGCGGCGAGATCGAAGTGCCGACGCTGGCCGGGCGCGCGAGCTTTACGGTGCCGGAAGGTACGCAGTCGGGCAAGACGTTCCGTCTGCGCAGCAAGGGCATCAAGGGATTGCGTTCGAGTATCGCCGGCGACTTGTATGTGCACGTCCAGGTCGAAACGCCGGTCAAGCTCACCGATCAGCAACGCGACCTGCTCAAGCAGTTCGAGCGTTCGCTGACGGAAGGCGGCTCGCGTCATAGTCCGCAAAGCAAGAGCTGGTTCGATCGGGTGAAGAGTTTCTTCGATTGA
- a CDS encoding chorismate-binding protein, whose amino-acid sequence MQQRGEVFALLDDCDSTAGRRSSRLYAGFVRERSCHEAAELDDVCASVRRDLHDGLHVVVLADYEFGRNLQLAQPGNAALRFLLFRECRFLSREEADQWLAENDNGLADQPSVAGVANIESSVTPDAFEHAIAGVQEALQAGDSYQINYTFRLAFDVFGSAIGLYRRLRERQPVRYGALIAMPDGRDVLSCSPELFIEREGDLLRARPMKGTAPRSADPEWLRDDPKNRAENVMIVDMLRNDMARVAVTGSVRVPQLFTVEAYKSVWQMTSTVEARSRPRTSFADILRALLPCGSITGAPKHKTMQLIDALESTPRGIYTGAIGWLDARDDFCLSVPIRTIEIEHGRGRMGIGAGIVLDSVAADEFEECQLKAQFLTGSDPGFQLFETTFATKDGIRHWGRHLARLASSARWCGFPLDRTALQSLVDETCAGFEQDASYRLRIALAKSGEISVMSALLAPLAEQTVSVLLASEYGFAPRSSNDPLLEHKTTSREDYDRAWREAETHGAFDMLFFNERGELTEGGRSNVFLKRDGRWKTPPLGAGLLPGVMRGVLLEELEAEQRALTLEDLNRAEALMICNALRGAVAARLKRKS is encoded by the coding sequence ATGCAGCAACGCGGCGAGGTTTTCGCGCTGCTCGACGATTGCGACTCGACCGCCGGAAGGCGGTCGAGTCGCCTTTACGCCGGCTTCGTGCGCGAACGGTCGTGTCACGAAGCGGCAGAGCTGGACGACGTGTGCGCGAGCGTCAGGCGAGACCTGCACGACGGTTTGCACGTGGTCGTGCTGGCGGACTACGAATTCGGCCGCAATCTGCAGTTGGCGCAGCCCGGCAATGCCGCGCTGCGCTTTTTGTTGTTTCGCGAATGCAGGTTTTTGTCGCGGGAAGAGGCCGATCAGTGGCTCGCTGAAAACGACAACGGTTTGGCTGACCAGCCGTCGGTGGCGGGAGTGGCGAACATCGAATCGAGCGTGACGCCCGATGCGTTCGAACATGCCATCGCAGGTGTGCAGGAGGCGCTGCAGGCGGGCGACTCGTATCAGATCAATTACACATTCCGTCTCGCGTTCGATGTGTTCGGCTCGGCCATTGGGTTGTACCGAAGGCTGAGGGAGCGGCAACCGGTACGCTATGGCGCGTTGATCGCGATGCCCGACGGGCGTGACGTGTTGTCGTGCTCGCCGGAGTTGTTCATCGAACGTGAGGGTGATTTACTTCGCGCCCGGCCAATGAAAGGCACCGCGCCGCGCAGCGCCGACCCGGAATGGCTGCGAGACGATCCGAAAAATCGCGCTGAGAACGTGATGATCGTGGATATGTTGCGCAACGACATGGCGCGCGTGGCCGTGACCGGAAGCGTCCGGGTGCCGCAATTGTTCACGGTCGAGGCGTACAAGTCGGTGTGGCAAATGACATCGACCGTGGAGGCGCGTTCGCGGCCACGCACCTCGTTCGCCGATATCCTGCGCGCGCTGTTGCCGTGCGGATCGATCACGGGCGCGCCGAAACACAAGACCATGCAATTGATCGACGCGCTCGAAAGCACGCCGCGCGGTATTTATACCGGCGCTATAGGCTGGCTGGACGCGCGTGATGACTTCTGTTTGTCCGTGCCGATCCGCACGATTGAAATCGAGCATGGCCGGGGCAGGATGGGTATCGGCGCGGGTATTGTGCTGGACAGCGTCGCCGCGGATGAATTCGAGGAGTGCCAATTGAAAGCGCAATTCCTGACTGGCTCCGATCCGGGTTTCCAGCTCTTCGAGACCACATTCGCAACGAAGGACGGGATTCGCCATTGGGGCCGGCATCTGGCGCGGTTGGCATCGAGCGCCAGGTGGTGCGGGTTTCCGCTTGACCGGACTGCGCTGCAAAGTCTTGTCGATGAAACCTGCGCCGGGTTTGAACAGGACGCCTCGTACAGACTCAGGATTGCATTGGCGAAAAGCGGCGAGATCAGCGTAATGAGCGCGCTCCTTGCGCCGTTGGCGGAGCAAACGGTGAGCGTGTTGCTGGCATCGGAATATGGCTTCGCGCCGCGCTCTTCCAATGATCCGTTGCTCGAACACAAGACGACATCGCGTGAGGATTACGACCGTGCATGGCGCGAGGCCGAAACGCATGGCGCGTTCGATATGCTGTTCTTCAACGAGCGCGGCGAGCTGACGGAAGGCGGGCGGTCGAACGTATTCTTGAAGCGCGATGGCCGATGGAAAACGCCGCCGCTCGGCGCGGGATTGCTGCCGGGCGTGATGCGCGGCGTTTTGCTGGAAGAGCTGGAAGCAGAACAACGCGCGCTGACGCTCGAAGATTTGAACCGCGCCGAAGCGCTGATGATCTGCAACGCGTTGCGCGGCGCAGTGGCCGCGCGTCTGAAACGCAAGAGCTAA
- the panB gene encoding 3-methyl-2-oxobutanoate hydroxymethyltransferase, with protein MAYLQETSRTAITVPKLRTMREAGEKITMLTCYDASFSALLDRAGVDVMLIGDSLGNVLQGHGTTLPVVLDDIAYHTAAVVRGNKNALVVADMPFGTVGSREETYANAVKLMRAGAQMVKIEGGEWSAEIVRFLVDRSIPVCGHVGLTPQSVHAFGGFKVQGKTDAGADQMRRDALAFQEAGAQLLVIEAVPTLLAREVTEQLVIPTIGIGAGIDCSGQVLVLHDMLGIFPGKRPRFVKDFMQGQPSIFAAVEAYVQAVKEKSFPGPEHTF; from the coding sequence ATGGCGTATTTGCAGGAAACCAGCCGCACCGCGATCACCGTTCCGAAGCTTCGGACCATGCGCGAAGCCGGCGAAAAGATCACGATGCTGACGTGTTACGACGCCAGCTTTTCCGCGCTGCTCGACCGCGCGGGTGTGGACGTGATGTTGATCGGCGATTCGCTTGGCAATGTGCTGCAGGGCCATGGCACGACGTTGCCCGTGGTGCTCGATGACATCGCGTATCACACCGCTGCCGTCGTACGAGGTAACAAGAATGCGCTCGTGGTGGCGGACATGCCGTTCGGCACGGTCGGCTCACGCGAAGAGACTTACGCGAACGCCGTGAAGCTGATGCGCGCCGGCGCGCAGATGGTGAAGATCGAAGGCGGGGAATGGTCGGCGGAGATCGTGCGATTCCTGGTTGATCGCTCCATTCCGGTGTGCGGGCACGTCGGCTTGACGCCGCAATCCGTGCACGCGTTCGGCGGCTTCAAGGTGCAGGGCAAGACCGATGCCGGCGCCGACCAGATGCGTCGCGACGCGTTGGCGTTTCAGGAAGCCGGCGCGCAATTGCTGGTGATCGAAGCAGTGCCTACGTTGCTCGCGCGAGAGGTCACGGAACAATTGGTTATCCCGACGATCGGCATTGGCGCGGGTATCGATTGTTCAGGCCAGGTGCTCGTGCTGCACGACATGCTGGGGATCTTTCCCGGAAAACGGCCGCGTTTCGTGAAGGATTTCATGCAGGGCCAGCCGAGTATTTTTGCGGCTGTCGAAGCGTATGTTCAGGCCGTGAAGGAGAAGAGTTTCCCCGGGCCGGAGCATACGTTTTAG
- a CDS encoding deoxynucleoside kinase, whose amino-acid sequence MSTPLTVTAPQLRPPHRYIAIEGPIGVGKTTLARLLAERWSMRTLFERQQENPFLERFYRDNSRYALATQLQFALQRAQQAQEIGAALVGGAGHVGQSALTPLITDFITEKTALFARLTLPDDEFELFREVSRRFNAPAPAPDLVVYLQASPEVLFARIQKRAVPMELQIPDAYLRALCDAYNDFFYHYDATPLLTVNAEHLNPLESEADLALLIERIETMRGRKEFFVKGTSL is encoded by the coding sequence ATGAGCACGCCGCTTACCGTCACCGCGCCGCAATTGCGCCCGCCGCACAGATACATAGCGATAGAAGGGCCGATTGGCGTCGGCAAGACCACGCTCGCGCGGCTGCTCGCGGAGCGCTGGTCCATGCGTACGCTTTTCGAGCGCCAGCAGGAGAATCCGTTTCTCGAACGGTTTTATCGCGACAACTCGCGTTACGCGCTCGCCACGCAATTGCAGTTCGCGTTGCAACGCGCGCAACAGGCTCAGGAAATCGGCGCGGCGCTCGTGGGCGGCGCAGGACATGTCGGGCAATCCGCGCTCACGCCGCTGATCACGGATTTCATCACCGAGAAAACCGCGCTGTTCGCACGGCTGACGCTGCCCGACGACGAGTTCGAGCTGTTCCGCGAGGTATCGAGGCGCTTCAATGCGCCGGCGCCGGCGCCCGATCTCGTGGTGTATCTGCAGGCCAGTCCGGAGGTGCTGTTCGCGCGCATCCAGAAACGCGCCGTGCCCATGGAGTTGCAGATCCCCGATGCCTACCTGCGCGCCCTCTGCGACGCCTACAATGACTTCTTCTATCACTACGACGCCACACCGTTATTGACGGTGAACGCCGAGCATTTGAACCCGCTGGAATCGGAAGCCGATCTGGCGCTGCTGATCGAACGTATTGAAACCATGCGCGGGCGCAAGGAATTCTTTGTCAAGGGCACGTCACTCTAA
- the folK gene encoding 2-amino-4-hydroxy-6-hydroxymethyldihydropteridine diphosphokinase, translating to MTVAYLGLGANLGDARQTLKDTVVCLAQQHTISVLAKSSLYRTAPIDAGGDDYFNCVVKIDTTLPARHLLRLCHSIEEHFGRERPYRNAPRTLDLDILLFGDSCIEEADLVIPHPRLTERAFALVPLIELDSEVIIAQRGRADAFLASVEDQRIEKVATHLCPLFASRCTSRREA from the coding sequence ATGACGGTAGCTTATCTGGGCCTGGGCGCAAACCTTGGCGATGCGCGCCAGACCCTGAAAGACACAGTCGTGTGTCTTGCTCAGCAACACACGATCAGCGTGCTCGCGAAATCGAGCCTCTATCGCACCGCGCCAATCGACGCTGGTGGCGACGACTACTTCAATTGTGTCGTCAAGATCGATACGACCCTGCCCGCGCGACACTTGCTGCGGCTGTGCCATTCCATTGAAGAGCACTTCGGGCGCGAGCGGCCATACCGCAACGCGCCGCGCACGCTCGACCTCGACATCCTGCTGTTCGGCGACTCATGCATTGAAGAAGCCGATCTCGTGATCCCGCACCCGCGTCTCACCGAACGCGCGTTCGCACTCGTGCCGCTGATCGAACTCGATAGCGAAGTGATCATCGCCCAGCGCGGCCGCGCCGATGCGTTCCTGGCATCGGTCGAAGACCAACGCATCGAAAAAGTGGCGACGCATCTGTGCCCGCTTTTCGCCTCCCGCTGCACATCCCGTCGCGAAGCCTGA
- the pcnB gene encoding polynucleotide adenylyltransferase PcnB, which produces MIKKLIRKLFGQESAKEDAPATAPLVAASGDDVKPARKTTRKKAAPAEARRDPNVPVILSADVHGIDPSLISKNAIRVTEGLQQAGHRAFIVGGAVRDLLLNVAPKDFDVATDATPDQVQKLFRRARIIGRRFQIVHVQFGQDIIETSTFRALVDTPADAPPSPPPPRLRRGEMDTRTHAVDASGRVLRDNVWGEQHEDATRRDFTINAMYYDPATQTVLDYHDGMADIRARLLRMIGDPATRYREDPVRMLRVVRFAAKLGFEIETATRAPIAELADLISNVPAARLFDEMLKLLLSGHALACLTRLRAEGLHHGVLPLLDVIFESTHGEKFITLALTNTDERVRAGKGVSPGFLFATLLWNDMQSRWQQYTLAGEFPVPALHRAMDDVLDMQTEKLAIHKRFSSDMREIWGLQHRLEKRSGRSAMKLLEHQRFRAGYDFLLLRCESGELDASVGQWWTDFIEGDAAARESLVSQGGKDRAPKKRRRRSSNAKSRRPGDGMEGGASSGDASAREERDVREERDVRHGDD; this is translated from the coding sequence GTGATTAAAAAACTCATCCGCAAGCTGTTCGGCCAGGAAAGCGCCAAAGAGGACGCTCCGGCGACCGCCCCGCTCGTTGCCGCGTCCGGCGACGATGTAAAACCTGCCCGCAAGACCACGCGCAAGAAGGCGGCGCCGGCCGAAGCCAGGCGCGATCCGAACGTGCCGGTGATCCTGTCGGCGGACGTGCATGGCATCGACCCGTCGCTGATCTCGAAGAACGCGATCCGTGTGACCGAAGGGCTGCAACAAGCCGGGCATCGGGCGTTCATCGTGGGGGGCGCCGTGCGCGACCTGCTGCTGAACGTGGCGCCGAAGGACTTCGACGTTGCAACAGACGCCACGCCCGACCAGGTGCAAAAACTGTTTCGCCGGGCGCGCATCATCGGTCGGCGGTTTCAGATCGTGCACGTGCAGTTCGGACAGGACATCATCGAGACATCGACGTTCCGTGCTCTCGTCGATACCCCCGCCGACGCGCCGCCGTCGCCACCTCCGCCACGTTTGAGACGCGGCGAGATGGACACGCGCACGCATGCAGTCGATGCCAGCGGCCGCGTGCTGCGCGACAACGTCTGGGGCGAGCAGCACGAAGACGCCACGCGCCGCGACTTCACGATCAACGCCATGTATTACGATCCGGCGACGCAAACCGTGCTGGATTACCACGACGGCATGGCCGACATCCGCGCGCGCTTGCTGCGCATGATCGGAGACCCCGCGACGCGTTACAGGGAAGATCCGGTGCGCATGCTGCGCGTGGTGCGTTTTGCGGCGAAGCTCGGCTTCGAGATCGAGACCGCAACCCGCGCGCCGATTGCGGAACTGGCTGATTTGATCAGCAATGTCCCGGCTGCGCGTCTCTTCGACGAGATGCTCAAGCTGCTGCTCTCAGGCCACGCGCTCGCGTGCCTGACGCGTTTGCGCGCTGAAGGTTTGCATCACGGTGTATTGCCTCTGCTCGATGTGATTTTCGAATCCACGCACGGCGAGAAATTCATCACGCTGGCGCTGACCAACACTGACGAGCGCGTGCGTGCGGGCAAAGGGGTATCGCCGGGGTTCCTCTTCGCCACGCTGCTCTGGAACGACATGCAGTCGCGCTGGCAGCAATACACGCTCGCCGGTGAATTCCCCGTGCCGGCGCTGCATCGCGCGATGGACGACGTGCTCGACATGCAGACCGAAAAGCTTGCTATCCACAAGCGGTTTTCATCGGATATGCGGGAGATCTGGGGCCTGCAACATCGGCTTGAAAAACGCTCCGGCCGCAGCGCGATGAAGCTGCTGGAACACCAAAGGTTTCGGGCGGGTTATGATTTCCTCCTGCTCCGGTGTGAATCGGGCGAACTGGATGCATCGGTTGGCCAGTGGTGGACGGATTTCATCGAAGGGGACGCTGCTGCGCGAGAGTCACTTGTTTCGCAAGGCGGGAAGGACCGGGCACCCAAGAAACGACGGCGGCGCAGCAGTAACGCCAAAAGCCGCAGGCCGGGTGACGGAATGGAGGGCGGCGCGAGTAGCGGGGACGCATCGGCTCGTGAAGAACGTGATGTGCGCGAAGAGCGCGACGTGCGGCACGGCGACGATTGA
- a CDS encoding HAD family hydrolase, giving the protein MNLALFDLDHTLIPTDSDHEWGRFMARLGIVDAEKFAKQNDAFYAQYKDGTLDIHAYLNAQLSPLARHPRTQLDNWHAQFMREVITPAIQPAALELVRKHQEAGDLCCLVTATNAFITAPIGQAFGIDALIACEVETVDNIPNGELTGRPTGTPSFREGKIVRTEMWLASMGKSLGDFEHSYFYSDSHNDIPLLEKVTDPIATNPDDTLRAHAQSRGWRILEIFSPRD; this is encoded by the coding sequence ATGAACCTAGCCCTATTTGATCTCGATCACACCCTCATCCCGACGGACAGCGACCACGAATGGGGTCGCTTCATGGCGAGGCTCGGTATTGTCGATGCCGAAAAGTTCGCGAAGCAAAACGACGCGTTCTACGCGCAGTACAAGGACGGCACGCTCGATATCCACGCCTACCTGAACGCCCAGCTTTCCCCGCTGGCGCGGCATCCGCGCACGCAACTGGACAACTGGCACGCGCAGTTCATGCGCGAGGTCATCACGCCGGCCATCCAGCCCGCCGCGCTCGAACTGGTGCGCAAACACCAGGAAGCGGGCGATCTCTGCTGTCTCGTGACCGCCACGAACGCGTTCATCACGGCGCCGATCGGCCAGGCATTCGGCATTGACGCGCTGATCGCCTGCGAGGTCGAAACGGTCGACAATATCCCGAACGGCGAGCTCACCGGCCGCCCCACGGGCACGCCGAGCTTTCGCGAAGGCAAGATCGTGCGTACCGAAATGTGGCTCGCTTCCATGGGAAAAAGCCTGGGCGACTTTGAACACAGCTACTTCTACAGCGACTCGCACAACGACATTCCTCTGCTAGAGAAAGTCACCGACCCGATCGCGACCAATCCCGACGACACCCTGCGCGCTCATGCGCAGTCCCGCGGCTGGCGCATCCTGGAAATCTTCTCCCCACGTGATTAA